A DNA window from Daucus carota subsp. sativus chromosome 3, DH1 v3.0, whole genome shotgun sequence contains the following coding sequences:
- the LOC108211660 gene encoding wound-induced basic protein-like — MIYDVNSPLFRSFLSQKGGASSDRRQMEEQKPKGQKPKANENKPVMSE; from the exons ATGATTTACGACGTGAATTCACCTCTTTTCCGATCATTTCTCAGCCAGAAGGGCGGCGCCTCTTCTGATAggag GCAAATGGAGGAGCAAAAGCCAAAGGGACAGAAGCCAAAAGCAAATGAGAATAAGCCTGTGATGTCGGAATGA
- the LOC108213095 gene encoding uncharacterized protein LOC108213095, giving the protein MAELCMSSSTTFKPQASLVYAYFTRISSFILSHPLYFSYLIFFSPYALKTLSFLWPLFITTSFILLVLVLGQSNSAFHVIRENLSEKFGFDSQEACPDLEECEAYKIVFAFDTQVSDMVEHLTGEEYLLQSFDDKEVVYDLVEPAKSSDSQFVEEKRLQDFFDVVDDFDDNVVEKNVDLICTKSIEVVAEDVDESKLRKIDDSVIVKSGKVVEENADEAKDVNVIGWNNGGHTRKVRSLGKPFSAEGIIDSGEYNSSLGSYGSMRREKEWKRTLACKLFEERHNAVVEGDERIDALWERHESDELSKSMRMASETNKKSVKKSSIMSFYGDVEEEEEEEGDDDNEEFEITKAQLCCLQAFKFSAGKMNLGMRRPNLVKFSKALKGFGWLHSAKRHGRKEKA; this is encoded by the coding sequence ATGGCTGAGCTGTGCATGTCTTCTTCGACCACCTTTAAGCCTCAAGCCAGTCTTGTTTACGCTTACTTTACTCGCattagtagcttcattctctcCCACCCTCTCTACTTCTCATACTTGATCTTCTTCTCGCCTTACGCGCTTAAAACTCTGTCATTCCTCTGGCCTCTCTTCATCACCACCTCTTTTATACTTCTAGTTCTTGTTCTCGGGCAAAGTAACTCTGCATTTCATGTAATTCGAGAAAATTTGAGTGAGAAATTTGGTTTTGACAGCCAGGAAGCCTGTCCTGACTTGGAGGAATGTGAAGCATATAAGATCGTGTTTGCGTTTGACACTCAGGTATCTGATATGGTTGAGCATTTGACTGGAGAAGAGTATTTGCTGCAATCTTTTGATGATAAAGAAGTAGTTTATGATTTAGTTGAACCAGCTAAGAGTAGTGATTCACAATTTGTGGAGGAGAAGAGATTACAGGACTTTTTCGATGTAGTGGATGACTTTGATGATAATGTGGTTGAGAAAAATGTTGATCTGATTTGCACAAAGTCCATTGAAGTTGTTGCAGAAGATGTAGATGAGTCGAAATTGAGGAAAATAGATGATTCAGTGATTGTGAAGTCTGGTAAAGTTGTTGAAGAAAATGCAGATGAGGCAAAAGATGTCAATGTTATTGGTTGGAACAATGGAGGACACACTAGAAAGGTAAGGTCACTTGGCAAGCCATTTTCCGCGGAAGGTATTATTGACAGTGGAGAGTACAATTCAAGTCTTGGAAGCTACGGATCCATGAGAAGGGAAAAGGAATGGAAGAGGACGTTAGCCTGCAAGCTTTTTGAGGAACGGCATAATGCAGTGGTGGAGGGGGATGAGAGGATTGATGCGCTTTGGGAGAGGCATGAATCCGATGAGTTGAGCAAGTCTATGAGAATGGCCAGTGAAACTAACAAGAAGAGTGTGAAGAAGTCGTCTATAATGAGCTTTTACGGGGatgttgaagaagaagaagaagaagaaggtgatGATGATAATGAGGAGTTTGAGATTACAAAGGCGCAGCTATGTTGCTTACAGGCCTTCAAGTTTTCTGCTGGCAAGATGAACTTGGGGATGAGAAGGCCTAATCTTGTCAAGTTTTCGAAGGCCTTGAAGGGGTTTGGCTGGCTTCATTCTGCCAAAAGGCATGGAAGGAAGGAGAAAGCTTAA